The Ricinus communis isolate WT05 ecotype wild-type chromosome 8, ASM1957865v1, whole genome shotgun sequence sequence TATTCTGATTACATTGTTCGGTGccttttttaattagttatagAATGTAGATAAGAATAATATGGAAAGATATACTGcagaaaagaataaatcacACAGAACATCTACAGCCCGTTTGAAACAGTTTTCCTATTCGCAATATACAAAGATGACATTTACCTGCATACATCGAAGAATAACTTCAGGAAGACAACATTTACGACAAAGACCTTGTATAACAAATGTTGCTGGCTCTTCTAAAGATCCCTCTGCACTAGAGTACCAAGCATCTAATCTGGATATTTCCATAGTAACTCCTGCTTGAAATCGAGCAAGCTCCCCTGCATTAAAATCCAATCAGCACTACTGAACCTGTGAAACAGCACCAATGTCCTCGCAAACAACTTTATGCCTTAAAAGATCCCTTTTATATTTGCATGCATATTTAATATCCGTTACCACCAACTCTTTCACCTGTCTTAACAGTTTATAGAGAACATTTGCTTCTCCTTCTCATGTACTATTATCAACAAAATATGATTTACTCATGATGTCATGAGGTTTCAATCTTCATGTCCAATTCAACATATCTATGCAACATATCTGAAAGTGCGAAGGGGAGAACTCACTAATTCTTTAGCTAATAAggttaatttgtttattaatttaatgtataatgaataaaactaataattaattaagtataaaTCTAACTCTAGAAGTTCAACTCTATTCGAGTTTtcaatcattaaatataattgagtTGTTTGGCATTGACGTTGGAAAAGCATTTTTCCAacccaatttttatttatttcatttcttgAGTTTTGAAAGTTGCTTTTGAAAAATGCAAGtaaaattaatgttttttccaaaagtaaatttgaaaagagcagtatataaaagattaaaaaaattattattaaataaaagaactcTAAACCTGTTTTTTCAACACCTAACAACAATCCCAAAACACCCTAAGTTTAATTCTATAAGTCTAAGAAAAAacgtaaatttatttatattatatatatccaTCCTATTTACAGTGTATGCTTGAAcccattataattttattcttataaaaaatttattttagtttatgtatttaaattaatcaCTTGAGATCATTATAAAAAgactaagaaaaaaagagtaatAACAAGcattaattatcattttaacatgatataagtatttattttatgtttctaCTTAAACTAGGTCAATTTGATTAacatatcaaataataattaggtGGCTTAAAATTGGAATTGAGTACAATCAGATTCGAACTATAGTCGCGTCAAtccattttatattaatttgtaacACTAGAAgtgtgtattattttttaagatttagtggtttttttattactttcaaTTATATGGACAATAATGAGTCCAACTACTAATATTCAGGCGCATAACAAGTGGGTAAAAACTAGTCGGGCATAAAAGAGTGAAGAACTAAACAGGGACATGAACTAGATCTCTTGCTAGTTTAAACTCTTTTAACTCCTCCACTACCTTTTCCAACCCCAAATATCCAAACACACAAAATCAATTAGATTATGGTTTCAACTGTTATGCtccaaattcattaattgaaGCATCCTGTTACACCTCAAAGTCTAAAACAAAATGATTGGCGCATgcataatcaaattattagcttCAGAAAATAGTCATAAGTAACAAGATGTTGCCTTTTACCCTTAAATCCAGCCGCCATGACAGTAGCAAGAATACCACCATCATTAGCTTGGTGGCACCCGAGTCCATCACCCTCTACCGCCAAACAGCGAAGAACAACCTCAATGCAGTAATTGTCCCTTGATGAAATGGCAACATTCACCTGctcattaaaattaagatcATGAATGAAGACAACTAAACAGAGACTAAATTAACTGAAAAGATCAATGCAACTAGTTTATAAACCAGCACATAAATGATTTACAATTGACCTTAGATAAGATTTAGCAACATTTGATACATGAAAGTAATCACCAGACATCCTACAGCTAAATATTTGAAGGATAGACAAACCTCTTTTGGTTTtaactcataaacataccatCAATTGGCGGTGTAAGACTGTCTCCTCGCTCACTGAAGAGTAGAGGGCACTCATTAATGCTGTACAAATGGTGGCATCTGGACACATACATTCACCAGAAGGGTGGCAGAGCATAGCAGTAGCATGCAGCTCAAGAAATAGAGGTGCTGCCGATTCATATGCATGATCTTCAACCGAAGCCAACCAAGGGTTCTCTTTCCCTGTAGAAAGAGTTTGAAGCAAAGATGTagaaagttaattaattatttaagagGTTTATGATGAATGAATAAGGGCAGCAGAACTCAACCACATTAATGGAAACAATGATGTGCTGGCACATACTTGCCAGTCTTCATTCCTCATGTAATTATCATGCATCTATGGAAAAATATGCTTATGTTCACTTACTTAATAGCAACAATAAAGATGAATTCAATGTTTCCTGGGCTGCTGTAATGGATCTTTGTTTTTCCTCCAGCGATAGCTCAGGGGGCGGAACTGCATTCTCTAATTCAATTTTGAGCCAGCTGCGGTATGTTGCATCACAGGAGTAGTACTCACTCTAATTAATACACATACAATAATTACAATGGAGAAGCAAATAAAGACGTCAGAAGATACAAACAATCGAGGGAAAAAAGTAGAACATAGAGATATTAGCATGCTGCATACCCAGTCCTGAAACTCTTTGAGATTCTCAGAAACATAATCCTCAAGTGTATCAGGAACCTCCGAAAGCTGCTTCAACGGTTCAGCAAGTAAAGTAAGCAATGCATGTGCACCAATTGGCATTGCTGGCACTCTCCACATAGAGATCAAAGCAAATTCTCTGAACAGTATGTTGCTACAGAAAGAAACAAGAGTTAATTTCAGGACAAAGAACAACAGCAGTATAAAAGAGTCAGAAAGGGAAAGGGGGAGCACGCATATTAGATATACTAGAGAAACACGCGTGCAGCATAGAGACAgagatttgaagaagaaaagtaacatttgaaataaagctttgattttgaattttgagggTGGGCCTTGTGGCAACAGTAAGGTTGCTCGCCTGTGGCTATAGTGTCACAGGTCTGTCACGGAAACCACCACTCTGCAAACCAGCAGCAGGAAAACTGCTGTACAATACACCACCCTCCCCCAACCTTCACAAAACAGGGACTCTTGTGCACTAACAACTTCATAACATTTTTATTCACATACCAATGGTAGTAGTACACCACAACGCCTTAGTACCGGCAATTATTTGTCCACACAAAAAGAAGTTCAAAGCCACAATCACACTTGCAGATCCTCATTAGCATCAAGAACATAATTCAATTTTCAGATAGAAACATTGATAATGAAGCTACTTTGTGTTATGTTCTGAATTAAGTTGACCAATTACCTGTGCATCAATGCTCGCAGAAGAAGTTTGAAACTAACATCTTTAACATTTTCAATTGTGGAAGGTGGTGTAAAGCAGAGCCATTGGATCGCCATTGCTTTTTGAAGACTCTGCAAACGGTGCTGCTCTGCAACCTCTGATGACTTATCATATTTTCCTACTCTGATTTCCCGAGATCTTGAAAGAATCCTGTTGCAGCAAATCATAATGAAAATACCAATAATCAATTGAAATCAAATATCTGCACTTGCTACTCTCAGGTTTCAAATAAGTATagctttctaatttttacataCCTCTCAATAATTTCTTCAAAACTACCTTTTGAATCATCCTCAGAAGAAAATGGCAAGTATTCCATTACAGAAAGGAAAATTTTGTACTTAACGTGCACACTGTTTATCAGGCAAAGGCGCAAAAATTAGCACATCATCATTTTAGACAAATGCAGGCTCTGACCATGATGATAGCTCAAGAAGTCCCTTCCAGTTCAACATGCCACCAATAAAATAAGGTTACAAGCAGAAAGTCCTGTTTGTTTCTCTACTTCCCCTTCTCAACATAATCTTAATTTACCTGCTATTAAGCCTCAGCTCCATCATGTGCACAAAAAGGTCCACACAACGATGACGTGCAAGCTGAGATGCATAAATTCCAACTAACTCCTCATGTTGctttgagaaaagaaacatcaCATACCTGAAATTTGCATTTGCAAACAAGAGATTATGAGTAGACACTCATATAGGCGAATACCAGACATAAAATCACTCATATAGGCGAATACCAGACATTTGCAAACATCACATTCCAGCAACTTTGACTTCTTAGTACAAGAAGTCTTCCTTTCAGAAGATAACACTCATATAGGCGAATACCAGACATAAAATCACTCAACTCCTTACATTCAACTCCTAGAGCCACACCTCTGTCAGATACACATGTTAGATATGTTCATAGCCTGATGAATGGATGTGTGTGCACTTAGCACGTGTGTGCATCTCTCTCCTGGGTGAACAACATAAATCACCCTAATCCTAGAGCCATAACTGTGCAGAATTACATCATCTGTATACACATAGCCTAATGAAAGGCAAGTTGCATGCTCCTGGAAATGTGTCCATCTCTCCCCTCTGTCCTTGTCCTATTGAGATCTCTATCAAAAGCTAGAAACCTTGAATCTATTTAGAATATGTGAATTAAAGATTGTAAATAAACAACTTACATGTGTAGAATAAGATCGCCAACATTCATAAGCTTCTCTCTAAAAGAATCCTTCATTTCCTCTGCAAGTAAATACCTAAGCACAAGCACTAAGTGAGCACCAAAGCGGATCATTTGAGGATCACCATGAGGCCTGACAAAAACAAATTTCCCACAAGAAGCCAACAACTCAGAAATAGTTAACTTAGGGAGTTGTAAtgaacaaaaacaaaagaaaatattcagGAACAAATTTTTCCCCCTATCTGCAGCCTTGCTAATGATCAAGGCAGTGAATAGTATGCCGCCAAAAGAAATCAGCTTGACCAATTCCAATACAGTACCTGAAGACATTTTGATCATCATCTGAAGGTGATATCCATGACCAGATCAGATCCAGTAGGTCTGGGATGTTACCCAACATAAGATCCATCTGACAGACGATGTATGGTTAGGATAGAAAAAGGCTATAACAAAATCAGAAAAGTAGAAGTATCTTTACACAACCCTTGGTACAACTGGTAAAGTTGTTTCTTTAGTCATGGGTTCAAGGCATGGAAACAGCCTCTGCGCAAAAATGCAAGGGGAAAGCTGCACACAGTTGCGCCTACCCTCCCCCTACCCCTGCAATAGCAGGGAAGCACTTTATGCACTGGATGAGCCCTTAATGTATAAGAGAAATGCAAGTAGCATGAGTTTACAAAGACAGAAACTCGAGTGTTTGGTATTTTAGATTACATGTGAAGTACATGAAAAGAAATCCTAAATACGGTAGACAATGACGTTTCTGAACTGAAAactatgaaataaaaattcatatgcAAGCATACTAAATTCTTttgcaaagaaagaaacctCAATTTGCCGTTGCTGCTCCTTGCACCCACGACTGACAGCTTCGTTGACCATTTCACTTAATCATGCAGAAAAGACAGTTACATCacatatagaaaaatttaagaattaaaaaattttaaaaaaatcgcCAAAGAGACTGCACAAGGACAATATTGAGtggaaaattttaattgtacCCTGAGTGAAGTTTCTGAAGAAGAGCAGAAAGGTTTCTTGGTTGCTGGTTCAGAACTTGCAGTGGCCAATTTTCTGGTCCAAGAGAATTGTTAGCGGCATAATCAATTTGTCCAGGACTCCCTTCACTAACATCTCCATAGCTTTTAAGCTGATCCATTCGCCCAGGTTCTGAATGAGCTAGCTCTAAATCCACTTGAACATCAAGCCAAGACTTTGCCATTGCCCAGCATGCTGACTGAAGACCCATCAAATATAAGATGTTAAGATACTTCCATCAGTGAAAAgaattaaacaaaaagaaaaagaaaggaaattaaGATTAGCAAAAATGGCAAACAGTTGAGCAAGAAGAAATTTTAAGCGAGCAACTAAAGCAGCAAAGATGCTGTAGTGATGAATAGCAATTACTTAAAGTTCTTAATCCATTGGCTGCTATCTTGGTTGGCTCAGAACTTAATAGAGAATAACCACCGCAAGAGCAAAGCAAGTCAGTATCAGAGCCTCACCATCTCTATGCAAGGTATGCAACCAGAGACAGCGTTCTCATGGATGATGCCAAAACATAACAGCTGTAGTAGGACCACGACGATTTTAGAGCACCACAATATACCCATATCATAAAGGGGCATGCTAGTGCATAAGCCAGCACATCCTACCTACCCCCCACCAAGAACTGCCAAAGAGCTATTGGTCATAATTCATAGGCTGCCTTCCCCTTCCCCCTGCTAATTTACAGAGAGGCCCATTTCCATGACTTAAAGCGGTGACCTTTCAGTCACAAAGGACCAATACTGTCACACCAAGGATCCACCTCATAACACATAATACATAcaagaattcttttttaaacaaaaaggaCATTTCCACAGTTTTtaaccaaaattaaaaagaagaataccTCCCAGTCTGTGCAGATTTGAAGCATGCGCTTCAAGTCACTGCATTGTGCTGCATATACAGCTACTTCATATTTTCCACCATTTTGCTCCGcaattttcttcaaaatcaatAAGAGGACAAAATAGTTATTCTCTGATACAGTAATCAAACTATTTATATCAATGAAATAAAGCATCACAAACTTGTAGCAGATCATTCTATCAAGGTAAAGAAGTTGAGAATCTCTACAGAGGCAAAGGTTTCCTGGTATAGGCACAAGAATAATGACATGGATGAATTCACAAAAACAATAATGCATCAAAAGCAAAATGCATTTATCAATCCTCACTGAAGAAATTTAAAAGCACTCCGTACAGAATACAGTGactaaataagaatataacgTACTGTATGAAGAACAATCAGAATAAGAAAAGGTATTAAAGGGTCACATTTGATCATAAGGTCGcaaaaaaatctttttgaCCTTATCCATTGAGCCTTACCTCTGATGCACAGTATGAAGCCCATTTCCATAGACGCCATTGGTGACCAATGACACTTTCTAATTCAATGGCTTGAAGGGTTCTATTCTTCCCATTCTTCACGAGGGCTTCAACAGAAGGAGTTAGGTCCAACCCTCCAAAAGGACACAAAGTTGCAGCTCTCCATGGCTGAAACAAGGAATAGCATATCAAGAACGGGTaagataatagaaaaattggaATATCTCATGATCTCAAACTGCTAAAGTTCTAAATACCTGTCCAGCAGAGCGGCAAAGATCGCATGCCTCATCCAGTCTTCCTGCCCTTAAAAGAATCCAGACATCCTCCAGAAGAGACTCGTCTTGTTTCTGCAAAGGTGCAAAGTTCTGAGTGTTACAGCAGAGGTAGTTGTAGAGCACACACATATTGGAGCCTCGTGCCAAATTAACTTTGCCATAACTCTTCCGCAATCCATTTTAAACAACATAtgtaaacaaaaagaaaataatttgacCAAAATTAATATCCATTAACAGAAACTCAAAGTAACAGATATTGTGAAACCAATTAACAGTACATATTCAAAACAAGAATGCTAGCATTTATACAGCAGTTAAACATGAATACTTTATCATCTGGTAGCTGATGGGCATGTTCACGTGTTGGAGCATCAAAATCCAAGTGGTGAACAATATTTGTGCTGGAAGCACCTTTCCTCAAAAAGCGTTGAGTATGGTGCCAAATTCCAGAATTGGGAAGATACGTACCAACATGAGATCCACGAACCTGCACCACTAATAAATACAACCATCAAAGATAGCTGACAAACTCTTGCATTTCAACACTTCTAATATTAATGCTTTAATGAAATTTTCAGATTTGCTCAAGCAAGACTATCTTAACAAGCAAGACTATCTTAACAAAGTATaaattacaaagaaaaataatgctTCATGTACTAATTAATGCTAACCAAAGTAAATAagtttaaaagataataacctTGCTTTCCAAATCGAGGGCTTTAGAGGCTAATCCTTCCAGCCATTGAACAATTCGGAGGCATAACTGTGCTGTATGATCATTCACGACAAACTGACAAGCCTCTAAATGTGATGTTGAGGGTGACTGAAGTTAGCCAAATAGGCTTAAATGAGAAGAAACCCTttgaaacatataaaaatCCATTTACACAACAAACATAGAGCTGTTATAGATAGAACAACAGAGAAAGGAGAAGACACTACCAAAATAAGCTCTTCAGGTGGTTCCTCTGTCACTGCAAGAAGAATGACAAATCATCAGAAACCAGTAGTTCAACGAGGTAAGATTTGGTAGAAATACAAAATACAAAACCAGGCacaaccaaaaaagaaagaaagatataaacattgacaaatatgaaataaaagatCAATTTCCTTACTTTTAAGGTATTACAGTCCATGTGTAACTGAGAAACAAAACATGGGATGTTTACTGACTTGAAAGAGGTTATCCAGCATTAGACAAGATTTTGTAAGAACATCAGGAAGAACAGAGGCACAGCAAGTAATAGCACTACTTGCATTATGCATTAAGCTAGATCTGAGAACATTGCCCCTAGATTTAAAAAGTACTAAGCAAATCTAGGTGACATGGGATTTAGCAAACAAATTAGTCTcattttaaaatctattatttaagTGATTAGCTTTGTGTATCGTCAAATATTGTACACATACCTACACAACTAACTATGTCTGATTTCTTTCCCTAATTTGACTAACAGTTGAGGAAAGGGCTGGAGAGGACAATGAAAACTCAGGACTTCGAATATGTACATGCACCCATCCATGAACTCCATATGCATGCAAGCTCGATATCAAATATGCGCAAATATCATCTAACATTTGGATCAAAACATACAAAATCTTCCACTTTTTGATTGCATGTCTGTACACAAACACATCCATTTAAGGTGATAATGACACGATCAAACAGCTCCTTTATAAGACATGATACATCCAACAACATGAAATACTAGACAAATTCATCTTAGATCAACTGCTAAAAATGGTAAAGATTATTTGCCTTTCCCATATAGGTACCACAAAAGAGACCAGGTAGCAGCCTCATCAAGAAGAAGTTGTGCTTTCTGCCTCATCAATTTGTCTTCTACAACTCGATGGCGTACATTGGGCCCATACCTAGAGAAACGGGGTTCAGCATTGTAATCATCTAAACACTTAAAACACTAGTTACATAATGATTAAATTTACCGAGTTATGTATGAAGGAACCCTCTATTAACCTAAATACTTCagaaagatgaataataaTCGAAATCCATGGTTTATAATCTTTCATCCAGATATAGCCATTCAATGCAATGAGTGTCAGGTATCTTGTTTTAGTCCATATTCTCAGATCATAAGGAGATTAAGGGACCGAGTTCAGTATGTCCAGATTAAAAAACTGGAAGAAGTAACTGATTCCTACATATCTATAAAGCTGGTTTTATAGTAGTGCAGAAGAGGTCCATTGTGagtataaagaaattaaagaacacATTAGATGATagaaattagtaaatattctTGCCTTTGAACCATCttctttgaattctttttagCAATGTTGGCAATTTTTAACATGCTGCTATCGATCTGATAGTCCACAGTATGAGACATACCTGATAGACTCTGCAACATTCCGGCATGATTTCTcaaatctcaaaatcaaatcaGGAATAGGCATCAACCCTGCACGTTTCCTCTAAAATTTTAGAAGAACAAATAACATTGTAACAATGATATTTTATGAACAGCTGCAAtatgttataaattaaatatttttcaagaacAAAAATTCCTGCCTGTAGGTATGTCTCATCCCCCCATCCTAAGTCCCTAACTGACCCAAAGAATGTAGTTTAGAAAACCAAAAACAAACTTAAGTAAGCATTTACTATAGGACAGACAAGTCTTCTTgaaaaattatcttttcagTGAATAATATCAGAAACAACTTCCTGAATGAACCCCAACACACACCCCACCCCCCCACCCACACACACACCATAAACCAAGTAAATTCATCCCCTGGTCACCAGTTCTGATCTGTCTATAAACAA is a genomic window containing:
- the LOC8260447 gene encoding nuclear pore complex protein NUP107; amino-acid sequence: MEDIEMEASPPSYFDPEDLTSREQFRRYGKRHSVSSVSPHQDASVSKFKDGRLLYEGHSIHSPTNAALLLESIKQEADSIDTDHFESTPPAATKSASKRRPSIDIRGISDGDFGIDSIGRLGSESLKACKIEDESLTDSGETVFGLFASLLDSAIQGLMPIPDLILRFEKSCRNVAESIRYGPNVRHRVVEDKLMRQKAQLLLDEAATWSLLWYLYGKVTEEPPEELILSPSTSHLEACQFVVNDHTAQLCLRIVQWLEGLASKALDLESKVRGSHVGTYLPNSGIWHHTQRFLRKGASSTNIVHHLDFDAPTREHAHQLPDDKKQDESLLEDVWILLRAGRLDEACDLCRSAGQPWRAATLCPFGGLDLTPSVEALVKNGKNRTLQAIELESVIGHQWRLWKWASYCASEKIAEQNGGKYEVAVYAAQCSDLKRMLQICTDWESACWAMAKSWLDVQVDLELAHSEPGRMDQLKSYGDVSEGSPGQIDYAANNSLGPENWPLQVLNQQPRNLSALLQKLHSGEMVNEAVSRGCKEQQRQIEMDLMLGNIPDLLDLIWSWISPSDDDQNVFRPHGDPQMIRFGAHLVLVLRYLLAEEMKDSFREKLMNVGDLILHMYVMFLFSKQHEELVGIYASQLARHRCVDLFVHMMELRLNSSVHVKYKIFLSVMEYLPFSSEDDSKGSFEEIIERILSRSREIRVGKYDKSSEVAEQHRLQSLQKAMAIQWLCFTPPSTIENVKDVSFKLLLRALMHSNILFREFALISMWRVPAMPIGAHALLTLLAEPLKQLSEVPDTLEDYVSENLKEFQDWSEYYSCDATYRSWLKIELENAVPPPELSLEEKQRSITAAQETLNSSLLLLLRKENPWLASVEDHAYESAAPLFLELHATAMLCHPSGECMCPDATICTALMSALYSSVSEETVLHRQLMVNVAISSRDNYCIEVVLRCLAVEGDGLGCHQANDGGILATVMAAGFKGELARFQAGVTMEISRLDAWYSSAEGSLEEPATFVIQGLCRKCCLPEVILRCMQVSVSLMESGNPPENHDDLIELVACPETGFLHLFSQQQLQEFLLFEREYSVVKMELEEELSS